The Deltaproteobacteria bacterium DNA segment GTCGAAGTCGGGAATGCGGATATTCCAGCGCACAGGATAGCGCGTTCCGGTAGCCGGGCTCAGCCATTGGTCTTGAACCTGAATGCTGAACTGATCGTGGCCGAGGGGTAGGGTATCCCCGCTGGAAAGAACCATCGTACCGCTGGAGGCCGGGTGGCGGGTGCCGTCGGCCTTACGCAGCAGAAACATCATCACTTCGGTTTGATCGCTGAGCTGCAGGCTGAACCAGTCCCAACCGACGATGCCGGGTTCTAGAAGGGCGGTGCTGTATTCATGGTCCATCCAGCTCAATCCCCGGACAGGGATGGCTTTATCGCCGATGCGTATGCGGCCCTCGGTTGCCAGGCGGGTAAACGAATAGTAGCAACTGGCTCTGTTGGGTGATGATCCCTTGCGGCTGTAGCCGTCCCGCCCGTGAGCCACCGGTGGTTTGAGGGGTGACAGCTGCAGCTCGAAACCGAAATCAGGGGCTTGGGCCGCCAGAAGCTGTTGCCCGGGTTCGATGACAGCCTGCCATTTTTTGAGAAAAATGGTGGTGCGATCGCGCTCTTGGGAAACACCGGACATTCCCAGCGCATTTCGAGCGGCCGCCTGGGCCTGATGGTGCCGCCGCGCAGCCACATCGGTGAGGGCCGCATGCGCGAAATAGATCTGGTTCGTACGCCATGCAGAGGGCCGCTCGGGCCAATCATCGCTTTTGCAAGTCGGGCGGGTTTGAATCCTGAAAAATGTCAGCTGAAAACCGTACGTTTTACGGTCATCGCTTTCCAGGTTGCCGGTATAGTACCACCATTCGGTACGAAACCCCGGGTGGGATCCGTGATCGGCCGGAAATGAAAAGCGGCAGGGCCCCTCGACAGAGAGAAATTCGCAGGCCGATACGGTGAGCCGGCCCGGATAGATG contains these protein-coding regions:
- a CDS encoding carotenoid 1,2-hydratase, coding for MKRIIHTGRMLFSLGLIFCTIFAGGGIYPGRLTVSACEFLSVEGPCRFSFPADHGSHPGFRTEWWYYTGNLESDDRKTYGFQLTFFRIQTRPTCKSDDWPERPSAWRTNQIYFAHAALTDVAARRHHQAQAAARNALGMSGVSQERDRTTIFLKKWQAVIEPGQQLLAAQAPDFGFELQLSPLKPPVAHGRDGYSRKGSSPNRASCYYSFTRLATEGRIRIGDKAIPVRGLSWMDHEYSTALLEPGIVGWDWFSLQLSDQTEVMMFLLRKADGTRHPASSGTMVLSSGDTLPLGHDQFSIQVQDQWLSPATGTRYPVRWNIRIPDFDLELDVRSAVADQEMQTQATTGVVYWEGSVTAEGTKHDRPISAKGYVEMTGYGKKFDAPM